One Methanocaldococcus villosus KIN24-T80 genomic window carries:
- a CDS encoding 30S ribosomal protein S24e, with translation MEIKIVSDRYNPLLKRREIKFILDHEGATPTFKDVRSKLCAMFNVDKNLLILEKIVEETGMQRCRGYVKIYDDENILKLVERKHILLKNEIGGENDQGEESS, from the coding sequence ATGGAAATAAAAATTGTTTCTGATAGATATAACCCTTTATTGAAAAGAAGAGAGATTAAATTTATTCTAGATCATGAAGGAGCTACACCAACATTTAAAGATGTAAGATCAAAACTATGTGCAATGTTCAATGTAGATAAAAATTTGTTGATACTTGAAAAAATAGTTGAAGAAACTGGTATGCAAAGATGTAGAGGATATGTTAAAATTTATGATGATGAAAATATATTAAAGTTAGTTGAAAGAAAGCACATATTATTAAAAAATGAGATAGGTGGAGAAAATGACCAAGGGGAAGAAAGTAGCTAA
- a CDS encoding 30S ribosomal protein S27ae yields MTKGKKVAKYKYYKIEGDKVVRLRRFCPRCGPGVFLAEHLNRYSCGKCGYLEWKQPQKKEE; encoded by the coding sequence ATGACCAAGGGGAAGAAAGTAGCTAAATACAAATATTATAAAATAGAAGGAGATAAAGTTGTTAGATTAAGAAGATTCTGCCCAAGATGTGGTCCTGGAGTTTTCTTGGCTGAGCATTTAAATAGATATTCTTGTGGAAAATGTGGATATTTAGAATGGAAACAACCACAGAAAAAAGAAGAATAA
- a CDS encoding phosphoadenosine phosphosulfate reductase domain-containing protein: MDEKFASKFEIKILNELTNKTFDDLAIILKKIGGLDYRKKVYIGNICLGILEFDLKELKWKFQPYAGYYLIEKPKIKLKNTKKRIKGKKISTDLIENLDEFKSLQDGYVGVEIGNYVGVGIKKGDQLKIKDLIQKKEIKFEKLKDYVEKNKEKIKKLEKKAIDFIEKYKNKNINASFSGGKDSSVSTLLAKKVIKDIEVIFIDTGLEFPETLKFVNKFAKEYDINLTILKGKNFWKYLKYYGIPTKDNRWCNSICKLEPLKEYLRKYKTVYTVDGSRKFESFSREKLSYERKSRFIKNQINIFPILYWKATDVWSWIYLNDIIYNPLYDRGFERIGCYLCPSMLSAEFLIVKQIYPELFYKWFNVLKSYGYSEEEILKGFWRWKKLPKKMKLL; this comes from the coding sequence ATGGATGAAAAATTTGCATCAAAGTTTGAAATAAAGATTTTAAATGAATTAACAAATAAAACTTTTGATGATTTAGCTATAATATTAAAAAAGATTGGAGGATTGGATTACAGAAAAAAAGTTTATATTGGGAATATTTGCTTAGGAATTTTAGAGTTTGATTTAAAAGAATTAAAATGGAAATTTCAACCATATGCTGGCTATTATTTGATAGAAAAACCAAAAATAAAGTTAAAAAATACTAAAAAGAGGATAAAAGGGAAAAAAATTTCAACAGATCTGATAGAGAATTTAGATGAATTTAAAAGCTTGCAAGATGGATATGTAGGTGTTGAAATAGGAAATTATGTAGGTGTTGGCATAAAAAAGGGAGATCAGTTAAAAATAAAAGATCTCATACAAAAAAAAGAGATAAAATTTGAAAAATTAAAAGATTATGTAGAAAAAAATAAAGAAAAGATAAAAAAGTTAGAAAAGAAAGCAATAGATTTTATAGAAAAATATAAAAATAAAAATATAAATGCATCTTTTAGTGGAGGCAAGGATAGTTCTGTTTCTACTTTATTAGCTAAAAAGGTTATTAAAGATATAGAAGTTATTTTTATTGACACAGGTTTAGAATTCCCTGAAACATTAAAATTTGTTAATAAATTTGCTAAAGAGTATGATATAAACTTAACCATATTAAAAGGTAAAAACTTTTGGAAATATTTAAAATATTATGGTATTCCTACAAAAGATAATAGGTGGTGCAACAGTATATGTAAATTAGAACCATTAAAAGAATATTTAAGAAAATATAAAACAGTCTATACAGTAGATGGTAGTAGAAAATTTGAAAGTTTTAGTAGAGAAAAATTAAGTTATGAGAGAAAGAGCAGGTTTATAAAAAATCAGATTAATATATTTCCTATACTTTATTGGAAAGCTACAGATGTTTGGAGTTGGATATATCTAAATGACATTATATATAATCCTCTTTATGATAGGGGTTTTGAAAGAATTGGGTGTTATCTTTGTCCATCAATGTTATCAGCTGAATTTTTAATAGTAAAACAAATTTATCCAGAATTATTTTATAAATGGTTTAATGTTTTAAAAAGTTATGGATATAGTGAAGAAGAAATATTAAAAGGTTTTTGGAGATGGAAAAAATTGCCAAAAAAGATGAAATTATTATGA
- a CDS encoding methanogenesis marker 14 protein, whose translation MLDKILSIFKRKPKIAYAKSQNVDLFELKRGPYYIVASVELGNTTTKSIITATNLETGKSYIISKAVRMTRDVRKPKKGEKVFGKTLWGVELTREAIAEMVSEVLLESLDKANLTINDLDFVVRSTGVTAGFASPEEVSEVIIALAQGCMKAGVPPAKMTPAMSKDQLPEKVRKYSFLDKIIFDGAVTGVLPPTGKEVVANEMEGELVTAGVKVGSKWTFVDFRNPCMSIDFGTTLAGRITNDTLPYAKVVGNLCGLAGAIADAIARGTGKIDEKTGAVLDLKADKGKADEKLAKEYADKMHKYIIIDLVPDGVSRFGTVPVNTEAAKKAGVKLLGCDVGENGSDLTKLEELGKELYEKSNLSTLMLCLDYVMAEIVRRLVDLAHREGLISEKTAIGITGRAGITGKKPEIIIEKLKSLGIWENVEENVVFVEDGLALGAAVMARCMNCLGTPKVPIGGNRGGGCILGLRIKWQKEKGMIRS comes from the coding sequence ATGTTAGACAAAATTTTATCTATATTCAAAAGAAAGCCAAAAATAGCTTATGCAAAATCTCAGAATGTTGATTTATTTGAATTAAAAAGAGGGCCATATTATATTGTTGCTTCTGTTGAGTTGGGTAATACCACTACAAAATCAATTATAACAGCAACAAACTTAGAAACTGGAAAAAGTTATATAATTAGTAAAGCTGTAAGAATGACAAGAGATGTAAGAAAACCAAAAAAAGGAGAAAAAGTTTTTGGTAAAACTCTTTGGGGAGTAGAATTAACTAGAGAAGCTATAGCTGAGATGGTAAGTGAAGTTTTGTTAGAAAGCTTAGATAAAGCTAATCTTACAATTAATGATTTAGATTTTGTAGTGAGAAGTACTGGAGTTACAGCAGGATTTGCATCACCTGAAGAAGTTTCAGAGGTTATTATTGCTCTTGCTCAGGGATGTATGAAGGCTGGAGTGCCTCCTGCTAAGATGACCCCTGCAATGAGTAAAGATCAGCTACCAGAAAAAGTTAGAAAATATTCATTCTTAGATAAAATCATATTTGATGGAGCTGTTACAGGTGTTTTACCTCCAACAGGGAAAGAAGTTGTAGCTAATGAGATGGAAGGAGAGTTAGTTACAGCAGGAGTTAAGGTTGGGAGTAAATGGACATTTGTAGATTTTAGAAATCCATGTATGAGTATAGATTTTGGTACAACATTAGCTGGTAGGATAACAAATGACACCCTCCCATATGCTAAAGTTGTAGGAAATCTTTGTGGGTTAGCTGGAGCAATAGCTGATGCCATAGCAAGAGGTACTGGAAAGATTGATGAGAAAACTGGAGCAGTTTTAGATTTAAAGGCTGATAAAGGTAAAGCTGATGAAAAATTAGCTAAAGAATATGCTGATAAGATGCATAAATATATAATTATTGACCTTGTCCCAGATGGAGTTAGTAGATTTGGAACTGTTCCAGTAAATACAGAGGCTGCTAAAAAAGCTGGAGTTAAATTGTTAGGTTGTGATGTTGGAGAGAATGGAAGTGATTTAACAAAATTAGAAGAGCTTGGAAAAGAACTTTATGAAAAAAGCAATCTTTCAACACTAATGTTATGCTTAGATTATGTTATGGCTGAAATTGTTAGAAGGTTAGTGGATTTAGCTCATAGAGAGGGATTAATAAGTGAAAAAACTGCTATAGGAATAACTGGGAGAGCTGGAATAACAGGAAAAAAACCAGAAATTATTATAGAAAAATTAAAATCCTTAGGAATTTGGGAAAATGTAGAAGAGAATGTTGTATTTGTTGAAGATGGTTTAGCATTGGGAGCAGCTGTTATGGCAAGATGTATGAATTGCTTGGGAACACCAAAGGTTCCTATTGGAGGAAATAGAGGAGGAGGTTGTATATTAGGTTTAAGAATTAAATGGCAAAAAGAAAAAGGGATGATAAGGTCATAA
- a CDS encoding universal stress protein yields the protein MYKKIVIPTDGSDVSMEAVKHGLMIAKKFEAEAYAIYVVDLSPFIGLPAEGSWELIREMLVEEGEEALRRAKEIAEEMDVDLKTEILEGVPAREIVDFAKKKEADLIVMGTTGKTGLDVILLGSVAQKVIKKSHCPVLVVKKSNP from the coding sequence ATGTATAAAAAGATAGTTATCCCTACAGATGGTTCAGATGTCTCAATGGAAGCTGTAAAGCATGGATTAATGATAGCCAAGAAGTTTGAAGCTGAAGCCTATGCTATATATGTTGTAGATCTTTCCCCATTTATTGGATTACCTGCTGAGGGTTCTTGGGAGTTAATAAGGGAAATGTTAGTTGAAGAAGGAGAAGAGGCTTTAAGAAGAGCAAAAGAGATAGCTGAAGAGATGGATGTTGATTTAAAAACAGAAATACTTGAAGGAGTTCCAGCTAGAGAGATTGTAGATTTTGCAAAAAAGAAAGAAGCTGATTTAATAGTTATGGGAACTACAGGAAAAACTGGTTTAGATGTAATATTATTAGGAAGTGTAGCCCAAAAAGTTATTAAAAAATCTCACTGCCCTGTATTGGTAGTTAAGAAATCAAATCCTTAA
- a CDS encoding geranylgeranyl reductase family protein, whose product MYDVIVIGAGPAGSMASYYAAKSGAKTLLVEKSQEIGEPVRCAEAIQSLEDFGIKPSDEFVRSVVVGGYLFSPSGNKVIVRQDKTKGYVVERKIFDKYLAIRAAKAGAKIRVKTNAIGLERDGDYWNVIVEHLGEEKVVRGKIVIACDGVESNMAELAGLKAKKNPMEVCSCAEYEMVNVELLNKNMMEFYFGNNIAPGGYAWIFPKGETANVGLGVRDKKKKAIDYLHDFIENSLAKDRLKNATPVEFKVGGAPVSGPIEKTYTDGFMVVGDAAGQISPLTGGGIYLAMDCGRIAGEVAGKAVKLGKWDEEVIKEYEIRWKEKHYEYLMNHLKYRKILEKMSDDELDILAEALGEEIEDIDLKKFVKTILKKKPSLIKYFKDLIS is encoded by the coding sequence ATGTATGATGTCATAGTTATAGGGGCAGGGCCTGCAGGATCAATGGCTAGTTATTATGCAGCAAAGAGTGGAGCTAAAACATTATTAGTGGAGAAGTCTCAAGAGATTGGAGAGCCTGTAAGATGTGCTGAAGCTATTCAGTCATTAGAGGATTTTGGAATAAAACCCAGTGATGAATTTGTCAGAAGTGTTGTAGTTGGGGGATATCTTTTTTCTCCATCAGGAAATAAAGTTATTGTTAGACAGGATAAAACAAAAGGTTATGTTGTTGAGAGGAAGATATTTGATAAGTATCTAGCTATAAGAGCTGCTAAAGCCGGGGCAAAAATAAGAGTAAAAACTAATGCTATTGGATTGGAGAGGGACGGGGATTATTGGAATGTTATTGTTGAACATTTGGGAGAAGAGAAGGTAGTGAGAGGTAAGATAGTTATTGCATGTGATGGTGTTGAAAGTAATATGGCAGAGCTTGCAGGATTAAAAGCTAAGAAAAATCCTATGGAAGTTTGTTCATGTGCAGAGTATGAAATGGTTAATGTTGAACTATTAAATAAGAATATGATGGAATTTTACTTTGGGAATAATATAGCTCCTGGAGGATATGCTTGGATATTTCCTAAAGGAGAAACAGCAAATGTTGGATTAGGAGTTAGAGATAAGAAAAAAAAGGCTATAGATTATCTACATGATTTTATAGAAAATAGCTTAGCAAAGGATAGATTAAAAAATGCAACACCTGTAGAGTTTAAAGTAGGGGGAGCTCCTGTTTCTGGACCAATTGAAAAAACATACACAGATGGATTTATGGTTGTTGGTGATGCTGCTGGGCAGATAAGCCCACTAACAGGAGGAGGAATATATTTAGCTATGGATTGTGGTAGAATAGCTGGTGAGGTTGCAGGGAAAGCTGTGAAATTAGGCAAATGGGATGAGGAAGTAATAAAAGAATATGAAATAAGGTGGAAGGAGAAACACTATGAATATTTAATGAATCATCTAAAATATAGGAAGATTTTAGAGAAAATGTCTGATGATGAACTAGATATTTTAGCTGAAGCTTTGGGAGAAGAGATAGAGGACATTGACTTAAAGAAATTTGTTAAAACAATATTGAAAAAGAAACCATCACTAATAAAGTATTTTAAGGATTTGATTTCTTAA
- a CDS encoding 4Fe-4S binding protein gives MVRVNYKRCGYCGACVGVCKNLAITLEEFIIRIDREKCINCNSCVIVCPLNALQREENV, from the coding sequence ATGGTTAGAGTAAATTATAAAAGATGTGGTTATTGTGGAGCATGTGTAGGAGTGTGTAAAAATTTAGCTATAACTTTAGAAGAGTTTATTATAAGAATTGATAGAGAGAAATGCATTAATTGCAACTCTTGTGTAATTGTTTGCCCATTAAATGCTTTGCAGAGGGAAGAAAATGTATGA
- a CDS encoding arginase family protein, which translates to MILYSDNVLNHRPHTYHIENPKRVEIILETLKEHGYDEIFYVDEKVSLREVLTIHDEEYINKLLSLKEFTFLDPDTYFSEGTLEAALTSLKMSEIAFKLSLKEKDLSFALTRPPGHHSGRKGWAGPTLGFCIFNNIAYAVKLAKDYFEKVIIIDFDAHHGNGTEDIFKEDDDIIIIDFHQKGIYPFTGNESYRTKINLPFISAKDDDYIYTYYEIVEPILEYYKPKIIFVSAGFDGYQGDLTDLKLKDFFQFIGYKLSDYPVCAVLEGGYFCGIKQGPIKFLNGYYHDFKERDINPSTYTKEMVNRVKSDILWLE; encoded by the coding sequence ATGATACTGTATAGTGATAATGTTTTAAATCATAGACCACACACTTATCACATAGAAAATCCTAAAAGGGTTGAGATAATCTTAGAAACTTTAAAAGAGCATGGTTATGATGAGATATTTTATGTTGATGAAAAGGTTAGTTTAAGAGAAGTTTTAACAATTCATGATGAGGAATATATAAATAAACTCCTATCATTGAAGGAATTTACATTTCTTGATCCTGATACTTACTTTTCAGAAGGTACTTTAGAAGCTGCATTAACATCATTAAAAATGTCAGAAATAGCTTTTAAATTATCCTTAAAAGAGAAAGACCTTTCATTTGCTTTAACTCGTCCACCAGGACATCATTCAGGAAGGAAAGGTTGGGCGGGCCCTACATTAGGTTTTTGCATATTTAATAATATAGCATATGCTGTAAAGTTAGCCAAAGATTATTTTGAGAAGGTTATAATAATAGATTTTGATGCACATCATGGAAATGGAACAGAAGATATTTTTAAAGAGGATGATGATATAATAATTATTGATTTTCACCAAAAAGGTATCTATCCTTTTACTGGGAATGAAAGTTATAGAACAAAAATAAATCTTCCATTCATATCTGCTAAAGATGATGATTATATATACACTTACTATGAAATAGTAGAGCCAATATTAGAATATTATAAACCAAAAATTATATTTGTATCAGCAGGGTTTGACGGATATCAGGGTGATTTAACAGATTTAAAATTAAAAGATTTCTTTCAATTTATAGGATATAAGCTAAGTGACTATCCTGTCTGTGCTGTATTGGAAGGAGGTTATTTCTGTGGAATAAAACAGGGTCCTATAAAATTCTTAAATGGGTATTATCATGACTTTAAAGAAAGAGATATAAATCCTTCAACATATACAAAAGAGATGGTAAATAGGGTGAAGAGTGATATCTTATGGTTAGAGTAA
- a CDS encoding tripartite tricarboxylate transporter permease — MIYLILGIICGIFTGLFPGIHPNNIAALSFLLYPYFGEHFINFLIGLVVTHYFINFIPAAFLGIPDDETAVSVLPMHRLSIIGEGFKAILLSGIGSYLGVLFSLLISFLIIFLKLNINYIFSNIKPFIPYILILFVIYQIISAKNVWEVLVILLSGLFGIAVLYYHTSYNITLTAIFTGMYGIPILLNNLNSKFKKQRITYPNFSLKYIKITFFASLIGFFRIFLPAIGGAQLNYFLSKIIRENEIESFLVSQGAIVLSNEIFSLLALVFIGTGRSGVANTIKELNLNFSLDQLSLSIILSATLAFIILIYLSKFILSILERVNIRVLSILLIFICTLIIIVGSYNFGVVYHLIVYFSSVFLGLLAVRSGSNLTNLMNVLVFPTILIYLGD; from the coding sequence ATGATTTATTTAATATTAGGCATAATTTGTGGAATTTTTACTGGGTTATTTCCAGGAATTCATCCAAACAATATAGCAGCTCTATCTTTTTTACTATATCCATATTTTGGAGAACACTTTATAAATTTTTTAATTGGTTTAGTTGTGACACACTATTTTATTAACTTTATTCCTGCAGCTTTTTTAGGAATACCTGATGATGAGACAGCAGTATCTGTTTTACCCATGCACAGACTTTCTATTATAGGAGAGGGATTTAAAGCTATATTATTATCAGGGATTGGGAGTTATCTTGGAGTTTTATTTTCTTTGTTGATTTCATTTTTAATAATTTTTTTAAAACTTAATATAAATTACATTTTTTCTAATATTAAACCATTTATTCCATATATTTTAATACTTTTTGTTATCTATCAAATTATATCTGCAAAAAATGTTTGGGAAGTTTTAGTTATATTATTATCTGGATTATTTGGGATAGCTGTACTTTACTATCATACATCATATAATATAACATTAACAGCCATATTTACAGGAATGTATGGTATTCCTATTCTTTTAAATAATTTAAATAGTAAATTTAAGAAGCAGAGGATTACTTATCCAAATTTTTCTTTGAAATATATAAAAATTACATTTTTTGCATCTTTAATAGGATTTTTTAGAATATTCTTACCAGCAATTGGAGGAGCTCAGCTAAATTACTTTTTAAGTAAGATAATAAGGGAAAATGAAATTGAAAGCTTTTTAGTCTCACAAGGAGCTATAGTTTTATCTAATGAAATTTTTTCATTATTGGCATTAGTTTTCATAGGAACAGGCAGAAGTGGAGTAGCTAATACAATAAAAGAACTAAATCTAAACTTTAGCTTGGATCAACTATCATTATCAATAATCTTATCTGCTACACTAGCTTTTATAATACTTATTTATTTATCTAAATTTATTTTATCTATTTTAGAGAGAGTAAATATTAGAGTTTTATCTATCTTGCTAATTTTTATCTGTACTTTAATTATTATTGTTGGTAGTTATAACTTTGGAGTGGTTTATCATTTAATTGTATACTTTTCATCAGTATTCCTTGGGTTGTTAGCAGTTAGAAGTGGTAGTAATCTAACTAACTTAATGAATGTTTTAGTTTTTCCAACAATACTTATTTATCTTGGGGATTAA
- a CDS encoding beta-ribofuranosylaminobenzene 5'-phosphate synthase, translated as MIIESPSRIHITLIDLNASIGRVDGGVGIALEKPNLKIEGDIERDIIIEFDNTLYNKFPEDFLNKIKNRAYNIAKDILNYIGKEGIYLKFLSLFPSHSGLGSGTQLSLAIGKLITKLYNYNIDIYEIAKLLGRGGTSGIGIGAFKYGGFLLDGGHSWKEKKDFKPSSASKGIRPAPILFRHNFDFDITLIIPEGEHVYGKREVDIFKKYCPIPLNEVEKLSHLILMKMLPAVVEKNLEDFGDVINKIQYLGFKKVEVGLQSEVVKELIQSLQKSAFSGLSSFGPTVYALGDKRFIIETANEVFDKFGVDGEIIFTKANNIGYKIW; from the coding sequence ATGATAATAGAATCTCCATCAAGAATACATATAACTTTAATTGATTTAAATGCTTCCATAGGTAGAGTAGATGGAGGTGTTGGAATAGCATTAGAAAAACCTAATTTAAAAATAGAAGGGGATATAGAGAGGGACATTATTATTGAGTTTGATAACACTCTCTACAATAAATTCCCTGAAGATTTTTTAAATAAAATTAAAAATAGAGCTTATAATATAGCTAAAGATATTTTAAATTACATAGGTAAAGAAGGAATTTATTTAAAATTTTTATCATTATTTCCTTCTCACTCTGGATTGGGTAGTGGAACTCAGCTGTCATTAGCTATAGGAAAACTCATAACAAAATTATATAATTATAATATTGATATATATGAAATAGCTAAATTATTAGGTAGGGGTGGAACATCAGGAATAGGTATTGGGGCTTTTAAATATGGGGGTTTCTTATTAGATGGAGGGCATAGTTGGAAAGAAAAAAAAGATTTTAAACCATCATCAGCATCTAAAGGAATTAGACCAGCTCCTATTTTATTTAGGCATAATTTTGATTTTGATATTACTCTCATAATTCCTGAAGGAGAGCACGTTTATGGAAAAAGGGAAGTTGATATTTTTAAAAAATATTGCCCAATTCCATTAAATGAAGTTGAAAAGCTTTCTCATTTAATATTAATGAAAATGCTTCCTGCAGTTGTTGAAAAAAATTTAGAAGATTTTGGTGATGTTATAAATAAAATCCAATATTTAGGTTTTAAAAAAGTAGAAGTTGGTTTACAATCAGAAGTGGTTAAGGAACTAATACAATCATTACAAAAAAGTGCATTTTCAGGATTATCTAGTTTTGGCCCAACAGTTTATGCTTTAGGTGATAAGAGATTTATTATTGAAACAGCCAATGAAGTTTTTGACAAGTTTGGAGTTGATGGAGAGATTATATTTACAAAAGCAAATAATATTGGTTATAAGATTTGGTGA
- a CDS encoding tetratricopeptide repeat protein codes for MIFKIFKKLFFLFKKPKFNKLIKKAEHHLDIGEYEKSIECYLEASKYRNLRPIDLANMAYAYYNIGNYNDALKCIDLALSMSPNKFEFLYLKGLILYKLKNFKEACKILEKACNKGKKSSDLLEILGEIFLNLEDYKKALKYFLKAYKLKPSKKNMFIIGRLYLLLGDIENAYEMFNKLLNIDPKHICRKIINDIVEIKAFIDKKIYNYIFKGLSYLEKKDYINALKIFNEMLSYEDDDFAHYYKSVISEIFEEYYKSLNYIDNSIQIIERSIFYAKKGDILRKLDSQRAIDAYMKSLEICENPYAYFGLALFYYKKDKRKAIKYFDNILEKYFEGISEDLMNMLIIYSLIGKGDLTGIKKFYEGALQYLDKIMVKYEDNPKCWRIKGYLFYKLNKYYDAEECFKKALLLDNNDVESMKFLIDIYQKLEKFDEAVDIGIKLKMLENNEKVEDMLFKLINNEKIKIDVKSPIELINIIYHKLTEVQYHFATLYRYVSKNPIKAFLYLNFIIDSGITKDLENIKVRKSLEEMLEVLKNDLTLEMFKYSENPKNYEPNKEILNFIRNKLISLGCI; via the coding sequence ATGATCTTTAAGATTTTTAAAAAACTATTTTTTTTATTTAAAAAACCCAAATTTAATAAACTTATTAAAAAGGCTGAACATCACTTAGATATTGGAGAGTATGAAAAGTCTATAGAGTGTTATTTAGAGGCTTCAAAATATAGAAATTTAAGACCTATTGATTTAGCAAACATGGCTTATGCTTATTATAATATTGGTAATTATAATGATGCATTAAAGTGTATAGATTTAGCATTAAGCATGTCCCCAAATAAATTTGAATTTTTATATTTAAAAGGTCTTATTTTATATAAATTAAAAAATTTTAAAGAAGCTTGTAAAATTCTTGAAAAAGCTTGCAATAAGGGAAAAAAGAGTAGTGATTTATTAGAAATTTTAGGAGAAATTTTTTTAAATCTTGAAGATTATAAAAAAGCATTAAAATATTTTTTAAAAGCATACAAATTAAAACCTAGTAAAAAGAACATGTTTATTATAGGGAGACTATATTTACTATTAGGTGATATAGAAAATGCTTATGAAATGTTTAACAAACTCCTCAATATTGATCCAAAACATATATGTAGAAAGATAATTAATGACATAGTTGAAATAAAGGCTTTTATTGATAAGAAGATTTATAATTACATATTTAAAGGTTTATCTTATTTAGAGAAGAAAGATTATATTAATGCACTAAAAATATTCAATGAAATGTTAAGTTATGAAGATGATGACTTTGCTCATTATTATAAGAGTGTAATTTCAGAGATATTTGAAGAGTATTATAAATCTCTCAATTACATAGATAATTCAATACAAATTATTGAAAGGAGTATATTTTATGCTAAAAAAGGTGATATATTAAGAAAGTTAGATAGTCAGAGGGCTATAGATGCTTATATGAAATCATTAGAAATTTGTGAAAATCCTTATGCATACTTTGGTTTAGCTCTTTTTTATTATAAAAAAGATAAAAGAAAAGCTATAAAGTATTTTGATAATATATTAGAAAAATATTTTGAAGGAATTTCAGAAGATCTTATGAATATGCTAATTATTTATTCATTAATAGGAAAAGGTGATCTTACTGGTATTAAAAAATTTTATGAAGGAGCTTTACAATACTTAGACAAAATCATGGTTAAATATGAGGATAATCCAAAATGTTGGAGAATTAAAGGATACTTATTTTATAAATTAAATAAATACTATGATGCTGAAGAGTGTTTTAAAAAAGCATTATTATTAGATAATAATGATGTAGAATCTATGAAATTCTTAATAGATATATACCAAAAGTTAGAAAAATTTGATGAAGCTGTTGATATAGGTATAAAATTAAAAATGTTAGAAAATAATGAAAAAGTTGAAGATATGTTATTCAAATTAATAAATAATGAAAAAATTAAAATAGATGTTAAGTCACCCATAGAGTTAATAAATATTATTTACCACAAATTAACTGAAGTTCAATATCACTTTGCAACATTGTACAGATATGTATCAAAAAATCCTATTAAAGCATTTTTATACTTGAACTTCATAATAGATAGTGGAATTACAAAAGATTTAGAAAATATTAAAGTTAGAAAAAGTTTAGAAGAAATGTTAGAAGTTTTAAAAAATGATCTAACTTTAGAAATGTTCAAATACTCTGAAAATCCGAAAAATTATGAACCTAATAAAGAAATATTAAACTTTATTAGGAATAAATTAATATCTCTTGGATGTATATAA